A single window of Fundulus heteroclitus isolate FHET01 unplaced genomic scaffold, MU-UCD_Fhet_4.1 scaffold_41, whole genome shotgun sequence DNA harbors:
- the psmb6 gene encoding proteasome subunit beta type-6 has product MAAAASMMPIFGQQISARSDLVPDWTREEVSTGTTIMAVEYDGGVVIGADSRTTTGAYIANRVTDKLTRIHDKIYCCRSGSAADTQAIAEVVSYQLGFHSIELEEPPLVETAANLFRASCYRYREELMAGILVAGWDRRKGGQVYCVPIGGMLVRQPVAVGGSGSTYVYGFMDSNYKAGLNKEQCLELTASALSLAMERDGSSGGVIRLASISEEGVERRVILGNQLPKFSTH; this is encoded by the exons ATGGCGGCCGCAGCGTCTATGATGCCGATCTTTGGTCAGCAGATTTCTGCCAGAAGCGACCTGGTTCCGGACTGGACCCGGGAGGAAGTCAGCACCGGG accACCATCATGGCGGTGGAGTATGACGGAGGAGTTGTGATCGGCGCAGACTCACGGACCACCACGGG AGCTTACATCGCCAACAGAGTGACGGACAAACTGACCCGGATCCACGACAAGATCTACTGCTGCAG gtCCGGTTCCGCTGCAGACACCCAGGCCATCGCTGAAGTGGTCTCCTACCAGCTGGGCTTCCACAG CATCGAGCTGGAGGAGCCCCCCCTGGTGGAGACGGCGGCCAACCTGTTCAGAGCTAGCTGCTACCGCTACAGGGAGGAGCTGATGGCGGGGATCCTGGTGGCCGGCTGGGACCGCAGGAAGGGAGGACAG GTGTACTGCGTTCCTATCGGCGGCATGCTGGTGCGGCAGCCCGTGGCGGTGGGCGGCAGCGGCAGCACCTACGTCTACGGCTTCATGGACTCCAACTACAAGGCGGGACTGAACAAGGAACAGTGTCTGGAGCTGACTGCCTCAG CGCTGTCTCTGGCCATGGAGAGGGACGGCTCCAGCGGGGGCGTCATCAGGCTGGCCTCCATCTCTGAGGAGGGCGTGGAGCGACGCGTCATCCTGGGAAACCAGCTCCCCAAGTTCTCCACCCACTGA
- the trappc1 gene encoding trafficking protein particle complex subunit 1, producing MTVHNLYIFDRTGSCLFYNEWNRKKQAGISKDEEFKLMYGMLFSIRSFVSKMSPQDMKDGFLSFQTSKYRLHYYETASGLMFVMNTDLSVSNARDTLQHIYSNLYVELIVKNPLCPSSQTLDSELFSSRLDSFIRSLPYYSPRAA from the exons ATGACGGTTCATAACCTGTACATATTTGACCGGACTGGGAGCTGTTTGTTTTATAACGAGTGGAACCGGAAGAAGCAGGCGGGGATCTCTAAGGATGAG GAGTTCAAGCTGATGTACGGCATGCTGTTCTCCATCAGATCATTTGTCAGCAAGATGTCTCCCCAGGACAT GAAGGACGGCTTCCTGTCCTTCCAGACCAGTAAGTACCGTCTCCATTACTACGAGACGGCGAGCGGCCTGATGTTTGTGATGAACACGGATCTGTCAGTGAGCAACGCCAGAGACACTCTGCAGCACATTTACAGCAAC CTGTATGTGGAGCTGATCGTGAAGAACCCGCTGTGTCCGTCCTCCCAGACGCTGGACAGCGAGCTGTTCAGCAGCAGACTGGACTCCTTCATCCGCTCTCTGCCCTACTACAGCCCGCGGGCCGCCTGA